A genomic region of Oncorhynchus mykiss isolate Arlee chromosome 2, USDA_OmykA_1.1, whole genome shotgun sequence contains the following coding sequences:
- the LOC110538747 gene encoding rho GTPase-activating protein 33 isoform X3: MVAWSTDNLDTSGEPTTRSVGTTANLKGKMSKRLSVVKGHFPKLVDCAHFHYDNVEFGSIELQFANEQSVASWNSGSAKNLVFLVQVSCQAKMWMVRRSYEEFRTLDAHLHQCIYDRRYSQLLPLPPLSEIGDRVEIFTPLLSEYLSRLSMIVDNKLNCGPVLTWMEIDNRGNRFLLKEEASLNVPAIAAAHVIKRYTAQASDEISIEVGDILSVIDMPPKEDSNWWRGKHGFQVGFFPSECVELINEKPQSTAKIDGDPANSSAPGPPSPTSVSKKHGKLIGFLRTFMKSRPTKQKLKQRGILKERVFGCDLGEHLLNSGLDVPQVLKSCSEFIEKHGVVDGIYRHSGVSSNIQKLRHEFDSENVPDLTKDMYMQDIHCVGSLCKLYFRELPNPLLTYQLYDKFADCMGEMTDGERMVKVHDVIQQLPPPHYRTLEYLVRHLAGLATCSGETNMHIKNLAIVWAPNLLRSMEIEAVGLSGADPFKEVRIQSVVVEFLLGHVDVLFSDSFTSVGRFTGTGRHSLTRPKSFVSARLLSLEEAQARTQAPLLLQGAPVQFQGQFHTVLDHPVDRRKRGLKVRKAAGGSWKTFFAIGKPPGAGRRKPMRISSLFQPATSHAGCRVDSVTLRSAKSEESLSSQHSGAGQSIRLRRPRSSSDGLSLAASMDPQHLPQRPPSRLPSSRSYDSLLPEDRRPRDDGDDEEDDDEEGIYMLPDFSNQDPAASWMAEDVIDFSPTFLEDGPIGLGSSAVTAGGRESPPTATPPPYRCLNHQGHSHSSSQRSITEDPDSVLNQSDAAVRRSLIIAATAPPLQVFCQHRPVNTSPSAGQSGEGSNRSTSNSQGQPTTPVTSAPSAQPPTERRSFTRKMVNAFSQKAPKSPTLDISDPVSISVPAKVLDMIGGRAGELQPGIPSSGPSQSQPPQMISMLLRSCDFQLTESCQQEIRSKLGPEAKIRGQGITEPTGAPLLSQPPPPPPKNPARLMALALAESANKALRQGASPPYRPPQSRSQDAADTHYQRSLSADAGELLSSDPNPLYSTVRPLSVWMTEGEETATETAADTGHGQGERTPGQVCGSVHMSDTETLSSETSDSVASNSELSGGSASGDDQTPSPIYKNQKQLPQSQPAKPGQSGERPSPTESQSQRKPPAYSRQLSAPHLQQKSTSTQSKPSSAHPQLLHSKSESPLTQVRAFQPTRPKVPPKPLDLKRPHRAPLAQNEMRRSLDSGRIRRIFGQQGNPPLARAFSERLSGAPDHLARYHAARAASQPSPGQQPPQQTQIRPVPLSSTSEDQGKMENFYYEIAGPENPQGPPSYARHSYQNMRLDLEGNFRPAPHPEVNKRPISRGHHQHQPQPLHHNQGGPRGERGPQLWSKEATRAWAAAHSQSHSVFHGHSHSQDGSTHHHHPSHPRPQRQTSSSVRLARSEMHPLPSSSMVPLYQHQHNLHRSNRSASTDLTSSQLHPYFENGKVCYRKPEEAPLSLSQPPQGISLQGQPSQPSPPQAHRPTSKDLSEPIYVNFPFPSPSTGAQNTKNWTSTDLDGDSTHDSEPLATPNDPPPPEDQRQSSPRLAPDQGGSTSVSLTPSTPDSPSAHNDSAATTPGSIQESIFLPAPIASTSTGIHYRSRSDPQSSICSTEHIPGLSGKEIASLLIEKLAEEERAEGPSTVTSSSASTNSSPAMEHPANPYPSQQHNQPPPAYNVYTPGPSLIRAPQRAGAGGFQRQDPLWRSSPGGQYRQAFDVMPSGDQVLKYYRTQDFTPGPLGEHHSSGTNPYPPRLHYQEPPYPIQSPQDPCSSGYPSQPLLEPSDSPSAAFSNLMLGAPRPFPGQPGGPQYSQYPFHPGPMLGQYPNPPPRRDVVHEPVLLPQGLRNQRGLARQGSLPGPSPNWTIHTEGQTRSYC; the protein is encoded by the exons GCTTGGAGCACCGATAATCTGGACACTTCCGGGGAGCCCACTACCCGCTCCGTGGGTACCACTGCCAACTTGAAGGGGAAGATGAGCAAGAG GCTGTCTGTTGTGAAAGGTCACTTCCCTAAGCTCGTTGACTGTGCCCACTTCCACTATGACAATGTGGAGTTTGGCTCCATCGAG TTGCAGTTTGCGAATGAGCAGAGCGTTGCTAGCTGGAACTCGGGCTCTGCCAAAAACCTGGTTTTCCTGGTGCAGGTGTCCTGCCAG GCTAAGATGTGGATGGTTCGGCGCTCCTATGAGGAGTTCCGTACTCTGGACGCTCACCTCCACCAGTGTATCTACGACCGGCGTTACTCCCAGCTGCTGCCCCTGCCACCCCTCAGCGAGATCGGGGACAGGGTAGAG ATCTTCACCCCGCTGCTGTCGGAGTACCTGAGCCGCCTCTCCATGATCGTGGACAACAAGCTCAACTGTGGGCCTGTGCTCACCTGGATGGAG ATTGACAACCGTGGGAATCGGTTCCTCCTGAAAGAGGAAGCTTCGCTCAACGTTCCCGCCATCGCCGCTGCTCATGTCATCAAGCGCTACACGGCGCAGGCCAGCGACGAGATCTCCATTGAG gtgggaGATATCCTGTCTGTAATTGATATGCCACCCAAAGAGGACTCCAACTGGTGGAGGGGGAAGCATGGCTTCCAG GTGGGCTTCTTCCCCAGTGAGTGTGTGGAGCTCATCAACGAGAAGCCTCAGTCCACCGCTAAAATAg ATGGAGATCCAGCCAACTCCAGCGCACCAGGACCTCCCTCTCCTACATCTG tttctaagaAGCACGGCAAGCTGATAGGATTCCTGCGCACCTTTATGAAGTCCAGGCCCACCAAGCAGAAGCTCAAACAGAGAGGCATTCTTAAGGAGAGGGTGTTCGGCTGCGACTTGGGAGAGCACCTCCTCAACTCAGGACTGGACG TTCCACAGGTTCTAAAGAGCTGCTCAGAGTTCATAGAGAAGCATGGTGTGGTGGACGGCATCTACAGGCACTCTGGAGTCTCCTCCAACATTCAGAAACTCCG ACATGAGTTTGACAGTGAGAATGTTCCAGACCTGACCAAGGATATGTACATGCAGGACATCCACTGTGTGGGGTCCCTGTGTAAGCTCTACTTCAGAGAGCTGCCCAACCCCCTGCTCACCTACCAGCTCTACGACAAGTTTGCT GACTGTATGGGAGAGATGACGGACGGCGAGCGCATGGTGAAAGTACATGATGTCATCCAGCAGCTCCCACCACCGCACTACAG gaccCTGGAGTACCTCGTTAGACACCTGGCTGGTCTGGCCACCTGCAGCGGAGAGACCAACATGCACATCAAGAACCTGGCCATTGTCTGGGCCCCCAACCTGCTcag ATCTATGGAGATCGAGGCGGTGGGTCTGAGTGGTGCTGACCCGTTTAAGGAGGTGCGGATCCAGTCTGTGGTGGTGGAGTTTCTCCTCGGTCACGTGGACGTGCTCTTCAGTGACTCCTTCACCTCTGTAGGACGCTTCACAGGCACAG GGCGGCACTCTCTGACCAGGCCCAAGTCCTTTGTGTCCGCCAGGCTGCTCTCCCTAGAAGAGGCCCAGGCCAGGACACAGgctcctctgctcctccagggGGCGCCAGTCCAGTTCCAGGGCCAGTTCCACACCGTGCTGGACCACCCTGTCGACAG gaggaagagagggctgAAGGTACGGAAGGCAGCTGGAGGGAGCTGGAAGACATTCTTTGCGATCGGGAAGCCTCCGGGGGCGGGGAGACGTAAACCAATGAGGATTAGCTCCCTGTTCCAGCCCGCCACCTCACACGCAG GTTGTCGTGTGGACAGTGTGACCCTGCGTTCAGCTAAGAGTGAGGAATCCTTATCGTCCCAGCACAGTGGAGCAG GACAGTCTATCCGTCTGCGGCGGCCCCGCTCCAGCAGTGATGGTCTGTCTTTGGCTGCCTCCATGGACCCCCAGCACCTGCCTCAGCGCCCCCCGTCCCGCCTGCCTTCCAGCCGCTCGTATGACAGCCTGCTGCCTGAGGACCGCCGGCCCAGGGATGATGGAGACGATGAGGAGGATGACGACGAGGAAGGCATCTACATGCTGCCTGACTTCTCCAACCAGGACCCGGCTGCTTCCTGGATGGCCGAGGACGTCATTGACTTCAGCCCCACCTTCCTGGAGGACGGACCAATCGGCTTGGGCAGCAGCGCAGTCACCGCGGGCGGCAGGGAGTCCCCGCCAACTGCCACGCCCCCTCCCTACCGCTGCCTCAACCACCAAGGACACTCTCACTCCAGCAGCCAGCGCTCAATCACAGAGGACCCCGACTCGGTGCTCAACCAATCGGATGCGGCCGTCAGGAGGAGTCTGATCATCGCCGCCACAGCCCCGCCCCTTCAGGTGTTCTGTCAACACAGACCGGTCAATACCAGCCCATCTGCCGGCCAATCAGGGGAAGGCTCCAACCGGAGTACCTCAAACAGCCAGGGCCAGCCCACTACACCTGTGACCTCTGCCCCCTCTGCTCAGCCCCCAACAGAGAGAAGATCTTTCACCCGGAAGATGGTGAACGCCTTCTCACAAAAAGCCCCCAAGTCCCCTACACTGGACATCTCTGACCCTGTATCCATCAGCGTCCCTGCTAAG GTGTTGGACATGATTGGCGGCCGAGCTGGTGAATTACAGCCTGGCATCCCAAGCAGTGGACCCTCCCAGTCACAGCCTCCTCAGATGATCTCCATGCTGCTGAGGTCATGTGACTTCCAGCTGACGGAGAGCTGCCAGCAGGAGATCCGCAGCAAACTGGGCCCCGAGGCCAAGATCAGAGGACAGG GTATAACAGAACCCACCGGTGCCCCCCTGCTCTCccagcctccccctccccctcctaaaAACCCAGCACGCCTCATGGCTCTGGCCCTGGCTGAGAGTGCCAACAAGGCCCTGAGACAGGGCGCCTCGCCCCCCTACCGCCCCCCTCAGTCTCGGTCCCAGGACGCAGCCGACACCCACTACCAGAGGTCCCTGTCTGCCGACGCAGGAGAGCTGCTGTCCTCTGACCCCAATCCGCTCTACTCCACAGTGCGCCCCCTGTCTGTGTGGATGACCGAGGGAGAGGAAACCGCGACAGAGACTGCAGCAGATACAGGACACGGCCAGGGAGAGAGGACTCCAGGACAGGTGTGTGGGAGTGTGCACATGTCT gatACGGAGACCCTGTCCTCTGAGACGTCTGACTCTGTGGCGTCCAACTCGGAGTTGTCTGGTGGGAGCGCCTCTGGAGACGACCAGACCCCCAGCCCCATCTACAAGAACCAGAAGCAGCTGCCCCAGTCACAGCCCGCCAAACCAGGCCAGTCTGGGGAGAGACCTAGCCCCACTGAGTCCCAGTCTCAGAGGAAGCCCCCAGCCTACTCACGACAGTTATCTGCCCCTCACCTCCAACAGAAATCAACCTCCACCCAGTCCAAGCCGTCCTCAGCCCACCCCCAGCTCCTGCACTCCAAGTCAGAGTCCCCTCTGACTCAGGTCCGTGCCTTCCAGCCCACCCGCCCCAAAGTACCCCCTAAGCCCCTAGATCTGAAGCGTCCCCACAGAGCACCACTGGCCCAGAATGAGATGCGTCGCTCCCTGGACTCAGGGCGCATCAGGCGGATCTTTGGTCAGCAGGGGAACCCTCCTCTGGCCAGGGCCTTCTCAGAGCGTCTGAGTGGAGCTCCAGACCACCTCGCCCGCTACCACGCAGCCAGGGCAGCCAGCCAACCATCCCCGGGTCAGCAGCCCCCTCAGCAGACCCAGATCCGGCCCGtgcccctctcctccacctcagaGGACCAGGGAAAGATGGAGAACTTCTACTACGAGATCGCCGGGCCTGAGAACCCGCAGGGCCCCCCCAGCTATGCCCGCCACAGCTACCAGAACATGAGGCTGGACCTGGAGGGTAACTTCCGCCCGGCACCCCACCCAGAGGTCAACAAAAGGCCCATCTCCCGGGGGCATCACCAACACCAACCCCAGCCTCTCCACCACAACCAGGGTGGacccagaggggagagggggcccCAGCTCTGGTCCAAAGAAGCCACGCGGGCTTGGGCAGCTGCCCACTCCCAGTCCCACTCAGTCTTCCACGGACACTCCCACTCCCAGGACGGCTccacccaccaccatcacccctctcACCCCCGGCCTCAGCGCCAGACCTCCTCCTCAGTCCGGCTGGCCCGTAGTGAGAtgcaccccctcccctcctcctccatggttCCCCTCTACCAGCACCAACACAACCTCCACCGCTCCAACAGGTCAGCCTCCACAGacctcacctcctcccagctacacCCCTATTTTGAAAACGGGAAGGTGTGCTATCGTAAGCCAGAGGAGGCTCCTCTGAGTCTGAGCCAGCCTCCCCAGGGCATCTCTCTCCAGGGTCAGCCATCCCAGCCCTCCCCTCCCCAGGCCCACAGACCAACCTCCAAGGACCTGTCTGAGCCCATCTACGTCAACTTCCCTTTCCCCAGCCCATCTACTGGGGCCCAAAACACGAAGAACTGGACCAGTACAGACCTGGATGGAGACTCTACACATGATTCTGAACCTCTTGCCACGCCAAACGACCCCCCTCCCCCAGAGGACCAGAGACAGTCCTCCCCTCGCCTGGCCCCTGACCAGGGAGGCTCCACCAGCGTTAGCCTTACCCCCTCCACTCCAGACAGCCCATCCGCCCACAACGACTCGGCTGCAACCACCCCAGGGAGCATCCAGGAGAGCATCTTCCTCCCAGCTCCCATAGCGTCTACATCGACAGGGATCCACTACCGCAGCCGCTCAGACCCCCAGAGCTCCATCTGCAGTACGGAGCACATCCCGGGCCTGTCGGGGAAGGAGATCGCCTCCCTGCTGATAGAGAAGctggctgaggaggagagggctGAGGGTCCCTCCACAGtcacctcctcctctgcctccaccAACTCCTCCCCTGCCATGGAGCACCCTGCCAACCCCTACCCCAGCCAGCAGCACAATCAGCCCCCGCCTGCCTATAATGTCTACACCCCGGGCCCCTCACTGATCAGGGCTCCTCAGAGGGCCGGGGCAGGGGGCTTCCAACGCCAAGACCCGCTCTGGAGGTCCTCGCCGGGGGGCCAGTACAGGCAGGCCTTTGACGTCATGCCCTCAGGCGATCAGGTGCTCAAATACTACCGGACCCAAGACTTTACCCCTGGGCCCCTGGGAGAGCACCATAGCTCTGGCACTAACCCCTACCCCCCTCGGCTGCACTATCAAGAGCCCCCCTACCCCATCCAGAGCCCCCAGGACCCCTGCTCCTCCGGCTACCCTAGCCAGCCCCTCTTGGAGCCCTCAGACTCCCCATCTGCAGCTTTCTCCAACCTGATGCTGGGAGCCCCCAGGCCCTTCCCCGGCCAGCCAGGAGGCCCCCAGTACAGCCAATACCCATTCCATCCTGGCCCGATGCTGGGCCAATACCCCAACCCTCCCCCCCGCAGAGATGTGGTCCACGAGCCGGTGCTGCTGCCGCAGGGTCTGAGGAACCAGAGAGGGCTGGCACGGCAGGGCAGCTTACCTGGACCATCACCCAACTGGACCATCCATACTGAGGGTCAGACACGCAGCTACTGCTGA